CACAAAATTTGTAGAGTGTGAAGGCATCTTAGGCACCTTAGGGTTcatgtgcagatctttcccttatacattatgtctgtggaggctccaatcctggttttaggTCACATCTACTTTtgcaaatcactgaccaaaacactgacgtgtgaatgaggtcttACTGGCAGCTGCTGTTGAGGAAATCAAACCCAATTGAATTTACCGTACTTCAAATGAAATTTCAGGACAAATTCAATTTgctgcgaagctgaatttcctcacaccTCAGAGTAaagaatctatttttcctgaaatggtggtaaaaaaaaaaacattctcaccTCACCTCATCCAATCCATTTGTTTGCATAGAGGCTGAGGCAATATTGATTGAGGATATAGCTCAAATTCTCGCACGAGGTGACATTACCACACTAGCGTGCTGGCCAGGTGCGGCGGCGTCATCACGGTGtctccaatcaagatggctgcgacggcctctctgcaagcaaatggatgaggtctcAATTGTGGCATCAGATGCCATAATCAATGATGAATGCGACATCTAAGGGGTTCACTGACAGAGGGGTGGGGTGATCGCCGTTCCTCATTATTGTGCCCGTAGTGGAATATGCttagttgcaaatcaaatttctttgtgaaattcagcaaagcagccgaatcaattTCTCATCAGTAATCATAACTCCTAGTAGCACCTTCTGAGGATTTTAAAGGCAATGTTCCAATGAAATACAACTTCTAGGATCTATAGAAACTAGACTGTGAGTGCAACAATGTTAAAAGTGCCTTATATTATATGTTGTTTCAGTAATAACTTCCTTTTAAAATTATATTCATCTGTCATCTTTAGACTTGAGATAGTCTGCAGATGCTCTGCAGACTATCTAGTCATGATTCTGGGAAGCATGCCAGCTCTGGACCTGCAGCCAAAGAGTGAACAAGGAGACAACATGGTTTAGGATGAGGGGAGTACAAGGGATCGCCCCCCTTCTTTACCAATCAGTGTAAATGTCAAATGTCATGATTATGGTTTATGAAGGTTGGTATGTATCTGCCAACATTATCTGTAAGTATTATGTCATTTTACACCCTGCTTCATTAAAGTGGAATCATCTTGTTGGATACTGATTATGCCTCAAGTGATTCTCCGAGCTCGTAACTCTACTAATttggatttcacataataatCAGTGGAACCTGATTATGGTTCGATAACATAGACTCTGCTCAAGCAAAAGGTTTCTCTATAAATTATTTTGGTAAATAAGATTATAGAAGAAATCCTGGTTCTTTATTAAAGCGAATCTGTCACCTTGTTGCTATTTGGGAACAGCAAAAGCTGGTAAAATGTTTGGTCATTTAATTTGTTTAACCAAATCATTTTCTTAAAATTAAAAGAACCTCCATATGTGACAAATGCTGGAAACTTGATATTCTTCTGCTCTGTTTggcctctcccctgcacacaattGATTGCTCTCTTTATATAGTGTGAATAGGAAAAACGCTGTCAACTAGTGGTGGTTGATGAGGAGAGCTGAGAGGTCCTCCTGAATACAAGGACTCCTTAAACTGTCTAAAGGAGACTTCATCACTTGACTTGCACTGAAGATGTCTAATAGACATTTTAAGAAAAACACATGCTAAAAACAAGTAAATGCCCCCTTATTTAAACTAACATTTCTTTGGCAGTTAATGCTTCTCTCAGAAAGGCCAGCATAAAATTGGTGACAGATTATTTTGAATCCTGGTTTAAAGCTTTACATACACTGTATGCTCTTGACATAAatacttaagcctcattcacacggcacTGTTttcgatcagtgatttccatcagtgaatgTGAGCCAAAACAAGGATTGGAACCTCCAcagatacagccaggtccataaatattgggacatcaacacaattgtaacattttctggctctatacaccaccacaatggatttgaaatgaaacaaacaagttgtgctttaactgcagactgtcagctttaatttgaggatatttacatccaaatcgggAGAaatgtgtaggaattacaacagttcgcatatgtgcctcccacttgttaaggaaccaaaagtaatgggacagttggcttctcagctgttccatggccaggtgtgtgttattccctgattatcccaattacaatgagcagataaaaggtccagagttcatttcaagtgtgctatttgcatttggaatctgttgctgtctactctcaagatgagatccaaagagctgttactaacagtgaagcaagccatcattaggctgaaaaaacaaaacaaacccatcagagacataggaaaaacattaggcatggtcAAAACAAAtgcttggaacattcttaaaaagaaagaacgcatcgttgagctcagcaacaccaaaagacccggaagacctcaGAAAACaattgtggtggatgaccgaagaattctttccctggagaagaaaacacccttcacaacagttggccagatcaagaacactctccaggaggtaggtgtatgtgtgtcaaagtcagcaatcaagagaagacttttaccagagtgaatacagagggttcaccacaagatgtaaatcattggtgagcctcaaaaacaggaaggccagattagagtttgccaaacgacatctaaaaaaaccttcacagttctggaacaacctATGAACAGACGAGACCAAGATcaccttgtaccagagtgatggaaagagaagagtatgtagaaggaaaggaactgctcatgatcttaagcataccacctcatcagtgaagcatggtggtggtagtgtcatggcgtgggcatgtatggctgccaatggaactggttctcttgtatttattgatgatgtgactgctgacaaaagtagcaggatgaattctgaagggttttgggcaatattatctgctcatattcagccaaatgcttcagaactcattggacggcgcttcacagtgcagatggacaatggcccaaagcatactgcaaaagcaaccaaagagtaaGGGAAAGAtttggaatgttatgcaatggccaagtcaatcacctgacctgaatccggttgagcatgcatttcacttgccgaagacaaaactgaagggaaaatgccccaagaacaagcaggaactgaagacagttgcagtagagacctggcagagcatcaccagggatgaaacctagcgtctggtgatgtctatgcgttccacacttcaggctgtaattgactgcaaaggatttgcaaccaagtattaaaaagtgaacgtTTTCTAttcatgattattattctgtcccattacttttggtcccttaacatgtaggaggcacatatgcaaactgttgtaattcctgcaccgttcacctgatttggatgtaaataccctcaaattaaagctgacagtctgcagttaaatcacatcttgtttgtttcatttcaaatgcattgtggtggtgtatagagccaaaaatgttagaattgtgtcaatgtcccaatatttatggacctgactgtataaggtATAAGGGCTGATTCATACGGCCGTAGTGTTTTAAGTTCCGCAAATTGCACATTCACAAAAAAAGGATACCGACCGTGTGcgttccgaattttgcggacccCACATGGCcaacactatgatagaaatgcctattcttgtctgcagtagGACATGCTTTATCTGTTTTGCGGGacagcggaacagaactacggatgtgGACTGCACAcggtgctgtcctcatcttttgtggccccattgaaataaattggtCCGCACcccttccacaaaattgcggaacagatgccgACCCATTTATATGGTtgtctgaatgaggcctaaggaaaagatctgcacctgttctgtgtttagagccgcacctggttttcgcgtacaatcactgatgaaaatcactgaccaaaacactgaaatgtgaatgaggcattaggagCATAGCCTCTACATAATTTCGTCCTATCCACCGCCTGATTCTAAAAGTAATGCAGTTTCCTTGCAGTCTtacatttaaaccattttctatgcctgaaccaggcatagaaaatgataaatgagacaggctgGCCTTCCTACccacaccatgcccactttttgaGACCTGGTATAAAtggggaagaagttgcagattctgtcacaaGGCGTGCgacagaaacatagaaacatagaatctgCACAAGATATACGCCATAAAAGTGGTTTATTTCGATTCCTTAAATTGTAAGTTTCTACTCAGCTCTACTGCCCCTTGTGAGCTGCAATGAATATTATGCCCTTATAGTCAGTAAGGTCACTAACAGCTGTTCTTTCCTTAACCTGACAACAATCAATAACAAAGCCTGCTCCCTCTACAGCCTCCCTGGCAAACCTCTCATCATAGTTGAATATATGGAACATGTCGTCCTTAATTTGGAAAAATGTTGCATCTACAACCCCAATTAATATGAGGTATCCTTCAGGTTTTAGTAAACCTGAGAACTTCGAGAGATATCTGATGTAATCTTCTTTCTCTTTGCAGACAACATCCAGGAGCCAAGCGCTGATGACACAATCTGCTGGTGGTAAGACTATCAGACCTGTGATATTTGGCTTCTCAAGGTCACATTTTACTATTTGATGAATTGCTGATTTCAATTTTTCATTCTTCTCTTGTAAttcatcactgcaaaaaatgtgagAAAATAAGATATTTAATAGCCCAGAGCCAAAATTAATAGGACATCATTTAAGTAGTTAAATGGTTATTCCCATCTGTACATTTAGGGCATATGCacatgatatgccataaatgtccaatatgTGCGGGTTCTTCCTTTTGAAACCACACCTATCACTAGAATAGGACCTCGTGTACATTGCCCCAAATGGAGTCATAGCCGCTCTTGTATGTTTCTTTCTAACTGCTATggcacttctgaaaatagctgggtatgcttaggctactttgacactcgcgtttggtgcggatccgtcatggatctgcacaaacgcatccgttcagataatgcaaccgcatgcatccgttcagaatggatccgtttgtattatctttaacatagccaaaatggatctgtcttgaacacctttgaaagtcaattggggacagatctgttttctattgtgccatattgtgtcagtgaatacGGATCAGtctccgttgacttacattgtgtgtcaggacggatctgtttggctcaaactgatgcattctgagtggatccttatccattcagaatgcattaagggcaagactgatccgttttggatcgcTTGTAAAATCCCTGaaaggatctcacaaactgaagccaaaacgccagtgtaaaagtagccttactcggTTATATTTGGAAGTACTGTAGTACTAAATGGAGAGAGCAATGCACAATGCATGCATATGGTGGGGtcctgttcttgagataggagctaAACATTTAAGGCATATCTTGTGGCTATGCAAAAAATGTCCAGATGagtcaacccttttaaatatgaaTTCTTGTTTTCTAGTCCAAGGGATAGACTTGAATCCATGCATGGCTTATGTacttatgctcaatttgcatcaGCTTTGGCCATTTATGTCTGAAATATTTTTTGGGAATGCATGCAGGACTTAAATGGCCTTTTTCACATGGTCACTatttagtcagtattttgcatcagtatttgtaagccaaaaaatggagtgggtccaaaacaaagataaaatgtaatggaaatatttgcatctcatctgtcttgaacccactcctgcttttggcctaAAAAATTATGactaaatactgactgtgtgaaagaggaCGTACAGAAGCTCAAAATGCAGGAtcttttcattattttatttttttctgttacttctgctactttcacactagcgttttagttttcctgtattgagatccgtcataggggctcgataccggaaaaaaagcttcagttttgtccccattcattgtcaatggggacaaaactgaactgaacagaacggaatgctccaaaatgcattcagtttcGTTGCTTTACCATACTGGACAGCAAACTGCaaaatgttgtagtttgctttccgtcctgggatgcagagcaagacgaatctgccatgacccccaatgcaagtcaattggaacggatcagttttctctgccacaatctgccagaatagaaaacggatccatcctccattgactttcaattgagttcatgacggatccgtcttggcaatgttaaagataatacaaacgaatccgttcataacggatgcagatggttgtattatcagtaatggaagtgtttttgctgaaccctgccggatccaggaaaaacactagtgtgaaagtagcctaagaagaacagaaaaataaacggcAATGTAACATggacaaacagggacaatagtgtacccataacagagtggggatgagggccaacagcagtggcagtaaccgggacaatagtggccccataacagagtgggcaTGAGGGCcaacagcagtgacagtaactgggacaatagtggccccataacagagtggggattagggccaacagcagtggcagtaactgggacaatagtggccccataacagagtggggatgagggccaacagcagtggcagtaactggGACTATAGCGGCCGTATAACAGATTGAGGATAGGgatcaacagcagtggcagtaactggGACAATAGTGGCCAAATAAAAGAGTGGGGATGagggccaacagcagtggcagtaactgggacaatagtggccccataaaagAGTGGGGATGAGGGCCAAATGCAGTGGCAGTAActgggacaatagtggccccataacagagtggggatagGGAtcaacagtagagttgagcgaacacctggatgttcgggttcgagaagttcggccgaacttcccgaaaaatgttcgggttcgggatccgaacccgattcgaacttcgtcccgaacccgaaccccattgaagtcaatggggacccgaacttttcggcactaaaacggctgtaaaacagcccaggaaagggctagagggctgcaaaaggcagcaacatgtaggtaaatcccctgcaaacaaatgtggatagggaaattaattaaaataaaaattaaataaataaaaattaaccaaaatcaattggagagaggtcccatagcagagaatctggcttcccgtcacccaccactggaacagtccattctcagatatttaggccctggcacccaggcagaggagagaggtcccgtaacagagaatctggcttcatgtcagcagagaatcagtcttcatatcatagcagagaatcaggcttcacgtcacccaccactgcaacagtccattttcataaatttaggcacagcacccaggcagaggagagaggtcccgtaacagacaatctggcttcatgtcagcagagaatcagtcttcatgtcatagcagagaatcaggcttcacgtcacccaccactgtaagagtccattttcataaatttaggcccagcacccaggcagaggagagaggtcccataacagacaatctggcttcatgtcagcagagaattagtctgcatgtcatagcagagaaacaggcttcacgtcagccaccaatgcaacagtccattgtcagatatttaggcccagcacccaggcagaggagagaggtcccgtaacagagaatctggcttcatgtcagcagagaatcagtcttcatatcatagcagagaatcaggcttcacgtcacccaccactgcaacagtccattttcataaatttaggcccagcacccaggcagaggagagaggtcccgtaacagacaatctggcttcatgtcagcagagaatcagtcttcatgtcatagcagagaatcaggcttcacgtcacccaccactgtaagagtccattttcataaatttaggcccagcacccaggcagaggagagaggtcccgtaacagacaatctggcttcatgtcagcagagaattagtctgcatgtcatagcagagaatcaggcttcacgtcagccaccaatgcaacagtccattgtcagatatttaggcccagcacccaggcagaggagagaggtcccgtaacagaggatctggcttcatgtcagcagagaatcagtcttcatatcatagcagagaatcaggcttcacgtcacccaccactgcaacagtccattttcataaatttaggcccagcacccaggcagaggagagaggtcccgtaacagacaatctggcttcatgtcagcagagaatcagtcttcatgtcatagcagagtatcaggcttcacgtcacccaccactgcaacagtccattttcataaatttaggcccagcacccaggcagaggagagaggtcccgtaacagacaatctggcttcatgtcagcagagaattagtctgcatgtcatagcagagaatcaggcttcacgtcacccaccaatgcaacagtccattgtcagatatttaggcccagcaccca
The Bufo gargarizans isolate SCDJY-AF-19 chromosome 2, ASM1485885v1, whole genome shotgun sequence genome window above contains:
- the LOC122926831 gene encoding nicotinamide N-methyltransferase-like, with the translated sequence MDSSTYKLYHKDCFDSREHLDAYFSDKDDMVFGEDSLLFPIEQLRKTFASGHIIGDILIDLSIGSIPHHLYSSCEFFKDIIVLKASDRCIMELKRWVDARTGAFDWNHAAKLHVDTEGSSDELQEKNEKLKSAIHQIVKCDLEKPNITGLIVLPPADCVISAWLLDVVCKEKEDYIRYLSKFSGLLKPEGYLILIGVVDATFFQIKDDMFHIFNYDERFAREAVEGAGFVIDCCQVKERTAVSDLTDYKGIIFIAAHKGQ